Proteins encoded in a region of the Mycolicibacterium duvalii genome:
- a CDS encoding YncE family protein, translating to MANIAVPRGHTRHDVEREAAGLEQSSCETGATFERRFAVGHGPVGEIAASGSTVVVANFADDTVSLFDAATLAPTATIAVDGEPVAVVAADERVYVSVASQGHDAVSVIDVESRAVVATYPLASGVTALAVSPDGKRVYAGRSAGQRVELSVIDTTAERVGTIDIGSGPAANIDAVRVDPSAKQIYVAVTDEQGSQLVVVDAETTRVSRVIPVGAPIRDIAYGGDAVFVLTSDRAVGGAVYVVDLATHRVSDFVALGGAPTQLSLSPDEARAYVVDYDRVTVVCALSLDILDTLKVDARPSCVAHRVDGSQLFIADYSGAVNGFSVESTLEDLYLQFLTTDAIALSVPSLQPVTA from the coding sequence ATGGCAAACATTGCGGTGCCCCGAGGGCATACCCGGCACGATGTCGAACGTGAGGCCGCCGGTCTCGAGCAGTCGAGCTGCGAGACCGGCGCCACCTTTGAGCGGCGGTTTGCAGTCGGGCACGGCCCGGTCGGCGAGATCGCCGCGTCAGGCAGCACGGTGGTGGTGGCGAACTTCGCCGACGACACGGTGTCGCTCTTCGACGCGGCCACCCTCGCGCCGACCGCAACCATCGCCGTCGACGGCGAGCCGGTAGCGGTCGTCGCAGCCGACGAGCGCGTCTACGTCAGCGTCGCGTCGCAGGGCCATGACGCCGTCTCGGTGATCGATGTGGAGAGCCGGGCCGTGGTCGCGACCTATCCACTGGCCTCCGGGGTCACCGCGCTCGCGGTCAGTCCGGACGGCAAGCGGGTGTACGCCGGCCGCTCCGCTGGGCAGCGGGTCGAACTGTCGGTCATCGACACCACCGCGGAACGCGTCGGAACCATCGACATCGGCTCGGGCCCGGCGGCCAACATCGACGCCGTCCGCGTCGACCCGAGCGCCAAGCAGATCTACGTCGCCGTCACCGATGAGCAGGGTAGCCAGCTGGTGGTCGTCGACGCCGAGACAACGCGGGTGAGCCGGGTGATCCCGGTCGGCGCGCCGATCCGGGACATCGCCTATGGCGGCGACGCGGTATTCGTGCTCACCTCCGACCGCGCCGTCGGCGGCGCCGTCTATGTCGTCGACCTGGCCACCCACCGGGTCAGCGACTTCGTGGCGCTCGGCGGCGCGCCCACGCAACTCTCGTTGAGCCCCGACGAGGCCCGCGCCTACGTCGTCGACTACGACCGTGTGACGGTGGTGTGCGCGCTGAGCCTCGACATCCTCGACACCCTGAAGGTCGATGCGCGGCCTTCGTGTGTGGCCCACCGGGTGGACGGGTCGCAGCTGTTCATCGCCGACTACTCCGGTGCGGTGAACGGGTTCTCCGTCGAGTCCACGCTCGAGGACCTGTATCTGCAGTTCTTGACGACCGACGCGATCGCGCTGAGCGTGCCGAGCCTGCAGCCCGTCACCGCATAG